GCAGTTTTATTCTCTCTTGATTGCAAGCGCAATTTTTATCTTTGGATTTATTGCGGCATTTTGGGCAGCCAAAATTGAAGCTGGGATTAAGCCGCTTTATTTTGGAATTTCAATTGTCATTCTAATTTCCAGCTTATTTCTTATTGTAAACCGCAAGCGAATTATAACTCACATTTTATGTTATATGATGTTGGAAAACGGAATATTTTTATTGTCTCTTTCAGTCGCCAACGAAATGCCGATGCTTGTTAACCTTGGTGTTCTGCTGGATCTGTTTGTTGGCATTTATCTTTTTGTAATCTTTTTTAATAAAATCCAGGCAATGTACGATGGGAATCATATTGATATACTAACCGAGTTGAAGGACTGACGATGATAAGTATTTTATTATTTTTGCCCATAGTGCTTGGAGTATTAGTTTTACTTGCTAATAACAGGTTAGTAACCCGAGCTTCATTATTATTGGTGCCGGCTGTTTATCTTTCAATCGTCATTGCTCTTTGGAACGGAATAAGTTGGATAATTTTACCTGGTTGGCTTACTATTTATTTCGGCTTCGATTCTATAGGAACGTTCTTCCTTACAATTATGTCGGTTGTGTTTGCAATGTCGTCGGTTTACAGTTTATTTTATTTTAAGGAACATAAGCTTTCAAAACAAAAAGAAGCCGCTTATACTGCTACAATTTTTCTTTTTGTTACATCAATGACCGGAGTTTTGCTTGCAACACATTTGGCTTTGCTCTGGGTTTTTGTAGAAGCTACAACTTTATCCAGCGCATTATTAATCTATTTTGAAAGAAAAAAATCTTCGCTGGAAGCCGCCTGGAAATATGTATATATCTGTTCAATTGGAATTGCTCTCGCATTCATCGGTATAATAATTCTTTCAATTGGAAGCAGGTCGTTTGGCTCTCTCTTTTTTGTTGATCTATATAAACACGCCGCAGAGATAAATCCTTTCTGGCTGCAGATTGCCTTTGCTTTTATTTTCATTGGATTCGGAACCAAGATTGGTATTGCACCAATTCATGCTTGGTTACCGGATGCGCACTCCGAAGCCCCATCACCGGTATCAGCATTGCTTTCTGGAACGCTTCTTAACACAGCTTTCCTTGGGCTAATCAGGGTTCAGGAAATTATGATCCGTGCAGATAAAGATTATTTCTCTAATTTTCTATTGCTTGTTTCCGGATTCCTTTCGCTCTTTATAAGCGCTGTGTTTATGCTGCAGATAAAAAATTACAAAAGAATGCTCGCTTATTCTTCAATTGAAAATATGGGAATCCTTTTTATTGGAGTAGCGCTTGGTGCCCCCGGAATTTTTGCCGCAATGATTCACCTCGTTGCACATTCATTTTCCAAGGCATCTTTATTTTTAACTTCCGGAAATATTCTAAATCTTTATAAAAGTAAAAAAGTTGATGACGTTCAAGGATTAATTAAAAAAGATTCTTTCACCGGTTGGATCTGGATTGCTTCGTTTCTATCTATTTCC
The nucleotide sequence above comes from Ignavibacteriales bacterium. Encoded proteins:
- a CDS encoding proton-conducting transporter membrane subunit — encoded protein: MISILLFLPIVLGVLVLLANNRLVTRASLLLVPAVYLSIVIALWNGISWIILPGWLTIYFGFDSIGTFFLTIMSVVFAMSSVYSLFYFKEHKLSKQKEAAYTATIFLFVTSMTGVLLATHLALLWVFVEATTLSSALLIYFERKKSSLEAAWKYVYICSIGIALAFIGIIILSIGSRSFGSLFFVDLYKHAAEINPFWLQIAFAFIFIGFGTKIGIAPIHAWLPDAHSEAPSPVSALLSGTLLNTAFLGLIRVQEIMIRADKDYFSNFLLLVSGFLSLFISAVFMLQIKNYKRMLAYSSIENMGILFIGVALGAPGIFAAMIHLVAHSFSKASLFLTSGNILNLYKSKKVDDVQGLIKKDSFTGWIWIASFLSISGMPPFPSFISKFLIIKAFFMIGMGWLAVPFFILLAVIMYGMGGTVFKMSFGNDLSNEPTKRLDLTAYVGQVILLLLLLTIGTNIPQSVLTLIQNAAGFLN